In Symmachiella dynata, the following are encoded in one genomic region:
- a CDS encoding ParB N-terminal domain-containing protein, with product MELRNVPIAQLHGAEYNPRVQLQPGMPGYDRLKRSIDEFGLVQPIVWNEQTGNVVGGHQRLSVLKNEGHETVDVMVIALDESREKALNVALNNSQIGGDWDAEKLLSLVQELHELPDFDETLTGFDVDDVRDLLLLPDPDWKPEPEPNDAPDLVRVTLEIATESWTEIQPAIDRLVQQWGLRAHVKT from the coding sequence ATGGAACTACGAAACGTCCCCATCGCGCAGCTACACGGTGCCGAATACAATCCGCGCGTGCAATTGCAACCAGGCATGCCGGGGTATGACCGGTTGAAGCGGTCGATTGATGAGTTTGGATTGGTGCAACCGATTGTCTGGAATGAACAAACCGGGAACGTCGTCGGCGGACATCAACGGTTGTCGGTCCTAAAAAATGAAGGGCACGAAACCGTGGACGTGATGGTGATAGCCCTCGACGAGTCACGCGAAAAAGCACTCAACGTCGCCCTGAACAATTCACAAATCGGTGGCGATTGGGATGCGGAGAAGTTATTAAGCCTCGTACAAGAACTGCACGAACTCCCCGACTTCGACGAAACCCTCACCGGATTTGACGTCGACGACGTGCGGGACCTTCTACTGCTCCCCGACCCCGATTGGAAACCCGAACCAGAACCCAACGATGCGCCCGACCTCGTCCGCGTCACCTTAGAAATCGCCACAGAGTCCTGGACCGAAATACAACCCGCTATCGATCGTTTAGTCCAACAATGGGGTTTGCGCGCGCATGTGAAAACGTGA